A portion of the Micromonospora vinacea genome contains these proteins:
- a CDS encoding ATP-binding protein yields MVVPHHPGGARLARHRLAAELTDVVPPTLLADLIAVLAELVGNAVRHARPLPGGVIRVAWRLRPSADGAQIQLRVTDGGGASTGPRLRTASPDAADGRGLHIVAGLATRWGVEQDGMGQRVWAEFDGAPAPRPDLVPAG; encoded by the coding sequence GTGGTGGTTCCCCACCACCCGGGCGGGGCACGGCTGGCCCGACACCGGCTCGCCGCCGAGCTGACGGACGTCGTACCCCCGACGCTCCTCGCGGACCTGATCGCGGTGCTCGCGGAGCTGGTGGGCAACGCGGTGCGGCACGCCCGGCCGCTGCCCGGCGGCGTGATCCGGGTCGCCTGGCGGCTGCGGCCCTCGGCCGACGGCGCACAGATCCAGCTTCGGGTCACCGACGGCGGCGGCGCGAGCACCGGGCCACGACTCCGGACGGCCAGCCCGGACGCCGCGGACGGGCGTGGCCTGCACATCGTGGCCGGCCTGGCCACCCGGTGGGGCGTCGAGCAGGACGGCATGGGCCAGCGCGTCTGGGCGGAGTTCGACGGGGCGCCGGCACCCCGACCCGACCTGGTGCCGGCCGGCTGA
- a CDS encoding DUF5926 family protein, translating to MSKRRKSQRTAAETTPRRDKVRDVFVPRPFDGLVDESEWIALRELVPAASAPLRLAPALVEEFGDRAATLATVLPMAAPAITKPDGRVLIGLQRHQQSGDVSRDLADALLSALRAEPGGQVSVAPLPGPGPRLQDILVDGPLDITMHDGFDFWLDPGAADDPTVQASLERANAAIYPTVRLTAAKAAYWCQVPEKAHVRWVLPDDEDAALDALARLGAAGTLTLGEQTKFAGMFRAHGRLVPVWDLPEDTPAAEWEEPVAQFAKRYAEALTVTDPLDAAGRRARQGLLGRQLTLR from the coding sequence GTGAGCAAGCGTCGAAAGAGCCAGCGCACCGCCGCCGAGACCACCCCCCGTCGCGACAAGGTGCGGGACGTCTTCGTGCCGCGTCCGTTCGACGGGCTGGTCGACGAGTCCGAGTGGATCGCGCTGCGCGAGTTGGTGCCCGCCGCCTCCGCCCCGCTGCGGCTGGCGCCCGCCCTGGTCGAGGAGTTCGGTGACCGGGCGGCGACGCTCGCCACGGTGCTGCCGATGGCCGCCCCGGCGATCACCAAGCCGGACGGTCGGGTGCTCATCGGTCTCCAGCGCCACCAGCAGTCCGGCGACGTCTCCCGGGACCTGGCCGACGCGTTGCTCAGCGCGCTGCGCGCCGAGCCGGGTGGTCAGGTTTCCGTGGCGCCACTGCCCGGCCCCGGGCCCCGGCTGCAGGACATCCTCGTGGACGGTCCGCTGGACATCACCATGCACGACGGTTTCGACTTCTGGCTCGACCCAGGGGCCGCCGACGATCCGACCGTCCAGGCGTCGCTGGAGCGGGCGAACGCGGCCATCTACCCGACGGTGCGGCTGACCGCGGCGAAGGCCGCGTACTGGTGTCAGGTCCCGGAGAAGGCCCACGTGCGTTGGGTCCTGCCGGATGACGAGGACGCCGCCCTGGACGCCCTGGCCCGCCTCGGCGCGGCCGGCACGCTGACGCTCGGCGAGCAGACCAAGTTCGCCGGCATGTTCCGCGCGCACGGCCGACTCGTGCCGGTCTGGGACCTGCCGGAGGACACCCCGGCGGCCGAGTGGGAGGAGCCGGTGGCGCAGTTCGCCAAGCGGTACGCGGAGGCGCTCACCGTCACCGACCCACTCGACGCCGCCGGCCGCCGGGCCCGTCAGGGTCTGCTCGGCCGCCAGCTCACCCTGCGCTGA